The Nitrosococcus watsonii C-113 genome includes the window CGGCGGCCGGTTTCCAGATCCAGGTTTCCTGTTGGCTCATCGGCCAGTACCAGCAAGGGATCGTGGACCAGGGCGCGGGCAATGGCAACGCGTTGTTGCTCGCCCCCGGAGAGTTCATCAGGAAAGCTATGGGCTCGTTCCAGCAGGCCAACTTCTTGCAGCAAGCTCTGAGCATAAGCGTGTTCCGTGGGATTATTGCGACCGTTAAGTTCTAGGGGCAGCAATAAATTTTCCTCTACGGTAAGCGTGGGAATAAGGTTGAAGAATTGAAAAATGAAGCCAATATAGCGCCGGCGCAGCAGGGTGCGATCTTCCTCGGAAAGCCGAGTCAAGGATATCCCATTGATGTTCACCTCGCCGGCACTGGGAAAATCGATACCCGCAATGAGGTTAAGGAGGGTGGATTTGCCCGAACCGCTGCGCCCGAGCAGCACTATACATTCACCCTTTTGGATCGTAGCGGTGAGCTCATGGAGTACCCGGTGCTCGGTTTCGCCTTCCCAGTAAGATTTACTAAGGTTGAGGAGTTCTAGTACCGGTATCATGCGTCATTTAATAAGAGACCTAGAGGCTTACTAACAGGACATTATTCTCTATCATACTAGCAGTAAATGAAACTGATGGTGACTGGGTCCTTTGGAAATGCCTGTTAGATTGCAGGTGAGTCAGTGGGAGAAGCGGTATGCATGCAAGGTTCATGGCGGAGGCGATTAGCCTGGCAAGCAAGGGTATGGGTGATGGTCTTGGGGGACCTTTTGGCGCTGTGGTGGTGCGCGATGGAGAAATACTTGGGCGCGCCTGCAATGATGTTATTGCATTGCGCGATCCCACTGCCCATGCAGAAGTTCAAGCTATTCGCATGGCTTGCAGGAATCTTAATGATTTTCATCTGGAAGGTTGCACTCTATATTGTAGCTGCGAGCCTTGCCCCATGTGTTTGGGAGCCGCCTATTGGGCTCGGATCGCGCGGATTTATTATGCCGCTGGCCAGGAAGATGCGGCCCATATCGGCTTTGACGATGCAGCCATTTATAGCGAATTATCCCTTGAACCAGGCAGGCGCCGGATTCCCATGTTTCAGCTCATGCGGAATGAAGTTCTGGAGGTTTTTGCGCGCTGGCAGGAAAAGCCCGATCGAACCCTTTATTGATGGAAGAGTGGGTTAGGTTGCCGCCGAAAGGGTGTTTTGCCAGGTTTGCTTCCAATCATTTTTTTAAGAGATAAATGCTTGGGGTTGCGGCGTTCGCATCAAAGCTGCGTTTCCCGCTCCTGGGGGGCATCGCACTTCCTTGTGCCATCCCCTCAACGATCTTAAAGATAGCGGGTTGGGTTAGTCATTATTACCCTTGTTATGTTG containing:
- a CDS encoding ABC transporter ATP-binding protein yields the protein MIPVLELLNLSKSYWEGETEHRVLHELTATIQKGECIVLLGRSGSGKSTLLNLIAGIDFPSAGEVNINGISLTRLSEEDRTLLRRRYIGFIFQFFNLIPTLTVEENLLLPLELNGRNNPTEHAYAQSLLQEVGLLERAHSFPDELSGGEQQRVAIARALVHDPLLVLADEPTGNLDLETGRRVLALLDRLTKQQGKTLIMVTHSPEVVGQADRILRLRPEGLVAEEPPQ
- a CDS encoding nucleoside deaminase, whose protein sequence is MHARFMAEAISLASKGMGDGLGGPFGAVVVRDGEILGRACNDVIALRDPTAHAEVQAIRMACRNLNDFHLEGCTLYCSCEPCPMCLGAAYWARIARIYYAAGQEDAAHIGFDDAAIYSELSLEPGRRRIPMFQLMRNEVLEVFARWQEKPDRTLY